A stretch of DNA from Nonlabens ponticola:
ATGTGAATGCTGACAAGTTGCAGGATATTATTGATGAGATAGGTTTTCCTAGTATAGATAAAGTAGGCAAAGAGGCGAGCGATGCGGCCTGGCTAGTGATACAACACGCCATTTCCAAACCTCTTTTCATGAAATCATGTTTGACTCATTTACAACGGTTAGCTAATAATGAAGATGCGTATCGTATACCGATTGCCTACCTGTCTGATCGTATAGCGGTATTTCAAGATAAACCACAGCTATATGGTACCCAGTTTGATTGGGATGATCAAGGTATGATGAGTCCACAATTAATGGACGATGCAGGTCTTGTGAACCAGCGCCGTCATGAGCTAGGGTTGAATACCGTTGAGCAACAGACTATAATAATGAGGCGACAAGCGGTAAAAGAAAGCGAAGTACCTCAAGATTCAGGAGCTCGCAAAAAAGAGTATGACGAGTGGCGCAAGAAAGTAGGTTGGATTAGATAAGGCTATTGGTTGTCCTTAAAAGTCCCAATATGCCACAGGATTCCCAATGGATCGTGCAGGAAGAATTCGTCGCCCCAATCGTCTTTTACAATTTCAGATAGTTTTGATTTTGGGAATTTCTCCTTGAGATCAAGAGATTTAAAACCCTGATGAGTTTCCTCAAGATCACTAACTTCTAAAAAGAGCATGGTATTATCAACCCAATCTTTTACATAGGCATCCTGCAAGTAAAAGCCGAAGCCATTATAATCAAAATAGGACATGCTGTAAGACGACCATAATTCCTTGAAGCCTAGGGTCAAGTAAAACTCTTTAGAAGTTTTAAAGTCTGCAGATCCTATAAAAGGTCTTACTGATTTGATTTTCATAGTTAATTGATCAAACCGTGACGAGAGAAAACAGTAATAAGAGAATCTACAAATTCACGCTGTTCCAATTGACCTTTGTTGGCTATTTGAATTGTGTAAACGTCAGTCATATTACCTGGTGTTGCTATCACGGTATCCATAACATTTTTGAGCGACTCAGTAAGTTTTGAAACCGGCCAATTGGTCATCTGGATAGAGTCCTGAGTGATCTTTAAACCTGCATCTCCATAAATACCTACTGGATTACCAGCCTCAATATAACCGCTTAGATTTTCGGTTTCTATTGTTTTGCGCTGGAAGTCGTTGGTGCAGGATGATAGAAAAATGACAAGCAATAATATTGGAATGTAAGCAGTTTTCATAAGCGCGTTTAGAGGGAACAAGAACGGATTATTTTGTTCAAAATTACTATAGGTGATTTATAGTTAAAGGTAGTTTAGGATTTATGATCACCCTTTTTCGGTTTCAATAAATCCATAAGTTCTTTTTTCTGATAGGGCATTTTCATTGTTCTTCTATCACTAATTAAACCATAATCCATCCACATTAATTCAGAACCATCTTCGATATCTTCATAAATAGGGATTAATTCTCCAATTCCAACAAAGGACGATTCCATTTCTATTTTGTCGGAATTAACGAATTTATAGTTACATTCTTTTCCTAATTGCACAGCCTTATCAAACGCATGTTCTGCAGAATTAGCTTTTATTAAGTGGTGGTTTCCCCAGGTCATTACTCTGCGCAGATCTTGTGTTTGATCTCGATTAGCTGGTTCACACTTTTCAATAATTTCTACAATAAACCAATTATTTTTCTCCACTGATATTTTTTCTTGAGACATGATTTGTTGGTCTATAAAAAAGCCCCAAATAAAATTTGAGGCTTTCTAGTGTTATGGACGTCCTTTGAGACGTTTCTCTATCTTCTGTTTCTTGACGGTCATTTCTTTCATGAGATCCATGATGTCTTCGTCTTTCGTTTCCTTGTATATCTCGTTAAGTGCCAATACTATTCTCTTGCCTTTACGAGATGCATGAACACGATCACTCGTGGACATGTTGCTCATCGACATGCCGATGTATTCTTTAGCTTCTTCTTTTAATTCCTCCATTAATTGTATTTAAATAGGCTAGCTATTTGTCACTAGCAACTTTCGCATAAGCGAAACAATCATTATTTATATAGTCGCGGGAATATAGTAAAACATTCCTAATATCTATAATATTCTGGCTTATATGGTCCAGCTACTTCTACGCCTATATAATCTGCCTGGTCTTTCTTAAGTTCGGTAAGCTCTGCGCCCATTCTTGAAAGGTGCAGTGCTGCTACTTTCTCGTCTAGATGCTTAGGCAACATATATACCTTATTTTCATAGGCATCTACATTTGTCCAGAGCTCAATTTGCGCCAGTGTCTGGTTTGTAAAGGAGTTACTCATTACAAAACTTGGGTGACCTGTTGCACAACCTAGGTTAACTAGACGACCTTCAGCTAGCAAGATAATATCCTTACCGTCAATCGTGTACTTATCCACCTGTGGCTTGATTTCGGTTTTGGTATCGCCGTAGTTATTGTTTAAGAAAGCGACATCGATCTCGTTATCAAAGTGACCTATGTTACAAACGATCACCTTGTCGCGCATGCTCTTGAAATGCTCACCACGTATGATGTCTTTATTACCAGTAGTTGTGATAACTACATCTGCAGTACCAACAACGCTTTCTAGTTTCTTAACTTCAAATCCATCCATCACGGCTTGCAACGCACAGATTGGGTCAATCTCAGTTACTGTAACTATAGAACCAGCACCTCTAAATGATGCTGCGGTACCTTTACCTACATCACCATAACCGCAAACTACCACACGCTTACCAGCTAGCATGGTATCTGTTGCACGACGTACGGCATCTACTGCACTCTCGCGACAACCGTACTTATTGTCAAATTTAGATTTGGTTACAGAATCATTCACATTGATGGCAGGCATTACCAGCGTTCCATTTTTCATGCGCTCGTATAATCTGTGTACTCCAGTGGTAGTCTCTTCAGACAATCCATTGATTCCTGCTGCAAGTTCTGGGAACTCGTCAAAAACCATGTTAGTCAAATCACCACCATCATCTAGGATCATATTGAGTGGCTTGCGATCTTCACCAAAGAAGAGCGTTTGCTCGATACACCAATTAAATTCTTCTTCATTCATACCTTTCCAGGCATAAACAGGAATACCAGCAGCGGCGATAGCAGCAGCAGCATGATCCTGTGTAGAGAAAATATTACAACTGGACCAGGTAACATCTGCACCTAGGGCGACAAGCGTCTCGATAAGTACGGCTGTTTGTATGGTCATATGCAAGCATCCAGCGATGCGCGCACCTTTAAGCGGCTGTGATTCACCATACTCTTCTCTCAATGCCATAAGTCCTGGCATTTCCGCCTCGGCAAGTTCTATTTCTAGACGGCCGTATTCTGCTAGTGAGATGTCCTTTACTTTGTAAGGTACGTATGGGATGGTTTCTGTGCTCATAAATTGATTTTCTAATTACTTATAAGTGGCTGATCCCTTTAAAAACCAACAACTTAATAGCATAAATTATTCTTAAATTGCGAGTGCAAAATTACGAATAAAGCAGCAGATTTCATGCCTCTTATTAAAACCATAACAAATGCCTTTAATTCGACCGTTTACGTGTGGAATATTCAAGAATCAGAGGCATGGTTAAGATCAGGAATAGAGCTCAATCAAAATAGTATCAACAGGCTATTTACCATGTCGTCAGAACTGCACAGACGTGGATTTTTAAGCATCAGGCATCTGCTTGACGCGGCAGGTTACAACGATCACGATTTATTCTATGATGATCATGGTAAGCCACATCTACGAGATGGTCGTAACATAAGCATCACGCACAGTTTTGAATATACCGCTGTTATCGTGAGCGATGTTGCAACTGGTATTGATATTGAAAAGCAGCGTGAGAAAATCAAACGCATTGCCATTAAGTTCATAGGTTATGAGAAAGAATACCTCTCGCAATCCCTAAATGAGGTAGAAGATTTGACGGTTATTTGGGGCGCCAAAGAATCTATGTATAAAAGCATTAGCAAGAAAGGTCTAGGTTTTAAGGAGCATTGTAAAGTCTCAAAATTTGAGCAAAAAGATCAAAAAACGACCTGCAAAGCCGTTTTTGAGGGCAATACGTGGCATTATGAGGCCTTTTTCACCTCTTTTGAAGATTTTACACTTGTTTACATTTTACCAGCGACGGCATGACAATCCTAGAAAGCATCAAGCTGCACAATCGCACATTGAGTATTTTATTGGATCCAGAAAAGATGTCGCTGGATGATGTTTCAGCTTTCGCGAAAGCGTTATCATCAAACACCTCACACCTAACAAAATCATTGCGTCTAGATCAAATTTTATTGCTAGTAGGCGGCAGTACCATGCACGACGTTTCCATCGATAAATGGCTGACTCACTTGAAACAAGTTGTTGATTTGCAAATCGTGCTTTTTCCAGGATCTGCCAGTCAGGTAAGCGAGCAGGCGCATGGCTTGTTGTTTTTAAACTTGATATCAGGTCGCAATCCAGAATTTTTAATCGGCCAGCAGGTAAAGGCAGCTGCTCAATTGAGAAATACCACGCTGGAAATTATACCTACCGCTTATCTATTGCTGGATGGTGGTCATGAGTCTGCGGTGAGTAGAGTTTCACAAACGCTGCCTATGTCACAAGTGGATCACATGGCAAT
This window harbors:
- a CDS encoding DUF6624 domain-containing protein gives rise to the protein MKYPKLAKQIIDLKKADLAMRDRLIESSELNDGYNEQMEALHNVNADKLQDIIDEIGFPSIDKVGKEASDAAWLVIQHAISKPLFMKSCLTHLQRLANNEDAYRIPIAYLSDRIAVFQDKPQLYGTQFDWDDQGMMSPQLMDDAGLVNQRRHELGLNTVEQQTIIMRRQAVKESEVPQDSGARKKEYDEWRKKVGWIR
- a CDS encoding VOC family protein, whose protein sequence is MKIKSVRPFIGSADFKTSKEFYLTLGFKELWSSYSMSYFDYNGFGFYLQDAYVKDWVDNTMLFLEVSDLEETHQGFKSLDLKEKFPKSKLSEIVKDDWGDEFFLHDPLGILWHIGTFKDNQ
- a CDS encoding DUF4288 domain-containing protein, encoding MSQEKISVEKNNWFIVEIIEKCEPANRDQTQDLRRVMTWGNHHLIKANSAEHAFDKAVQLGKECNYKFVNSDKIEMESSFVGIGELIPIYEDIEDGSELMWMDYGLISDRRTMKMPYQKKELMDLLKPKKGDHKS
- the ahcY gene encoding adenosylhomocysteinase, with the translated sequence MSTETIPYVPYKVKDISLAEYGRLEIELAEAEMPGLMALREEYGESQPLKGARIAGCLHMTIQTAVLIETLVALGADVTWSSCNIFSTQDHAAAAIAAAGIPVYAWKGMNEEEFNWCIEQTLFFGEDRKPLNMILDDGGDLTNMVFDEFPELAAGINGLSEETTTGVHRLYERMKNGTLVMPAINVNDSVTKSKFDNKYGCRESAVDAVRRATDTMLAGKRVVVCGYGDVGKGTAASFRGAGSIVTVTEIDPICALQAVMDGFEVKKLESVVGTADVVITTTGNKDIIRGEHFKSMRDKVIVCNIGHFDNEIDVAFLNNNYGDTKTEIKPQVDKYTIDGKDIILLAEGRLVNLGCATGHPSFVMSNSFTNQTLAQIELWTNVDAYENKVYMLPKHLDEKVAALHLSRMGAELTELKKDQADYIGVEVAGPYKPEYYRY
- a CDS encoding 4'-phosphopantetheinyl transferase family protein — encoded protein: MPLIKTITNAFNSTVYVWNIQESEAWLRSGIELNQNSINRLFTMSSELHRRGFLSIRHLLDAAGYNDHDLFYDDHGKPHLRDGRNISITHSFEYTAVIVSDVATGIDIEKQREKIKRIAIKFIGYEKEYLSQSLNEVEDLTVIWGAKESMYKSISKKGLGFKEHCKVSKFEQKDQKTTCKAVFEGNTWHYEAFFTSFEDFTLVYILPATA
- a CDS encoding geranylgeranylglyceryl/heptaprenylglyceryl phosphate synthase; its protein translation is MTILESIKLHNRTLSILLDPEKMSLDDVSAFAKALSSNTSHLTKSLRLDQILLLVGGSTMHDVSIDKWLTHLKQVVDLQIVLFPGSASQVSEQAHGLLFLNLISGRNPEFLIGQQVKAAAQLRNTTLEIIPTAYLLLDGGHESAVSRVSQTLPMSQVDHMAISNTALAGQLMGNQLIYLEAGSGARFPVSPQIVSKVSDILSIPVIVGGGLKTIEDINNRFDAGASMVVVGTAWENDLNWKG